TAGTGATATCGCCGAGCGAAATAAGTCCAGTAAGTGATGGTGTCAAAGTAACAACTGCTCCTGGAATTGGTGTTAAGGTGTTATTAGGTGTTGTTGAACTGTACAATTGCGCTGAAATTGTAAGAGATGAGCCGATTATTGAAAGACCAGTCGTTACACTGAAGTAAGCGGCAATACTCGTAATCGTTCCTGCCCGAGGTACTGAAAATGCAAAGTTGAGCAGCGTGCCCGCAGCACCAGTCAAGTCGATGGCACCACCACCTAAGAGGCTGACACCTGCAATAGAGGAACCGAAGCCTACTAGGCTCGTTGTGCCTACTAATCCACCAAGAATAGTAGTTAAGGTTGTTGGAATCCCCGAGGCGAACGGGATGATTGCACCAGATCCGGCTATACCAGTGACCCCAGTGACCCCAGTGACCCCAGTGACCCCAGTGACCCCAGTGACCCCAGTGACCCCAGTGACCCCAGTGACCCCAGTGACCCCAGTGACGCCAGTAACGCCAGTAACGCCGGTAACCCCAGTGACTCCGGTGACTCCGGTGACGCCAGTGACGCCAGTAACACCAGTAACACCAGTAACACCAGTGACGCCAGTAACGCCAGTAACACCAGTGACCCCAGTGACGCCAGTAACACCAGTGACTCCGGTAACTCCGGTGACGCCAGTGGCTCCAGTAGCTCCAATGGCTCCGGGATCTCCAGTCGCCCCAGTGGCTCCGGTAGCGCCAATGGCACCAGTCGCCCCAGTGGCTCCGGTAGCGCCAATGGCACCAGTCGCCCCAGTGGCTCCGGGATCTCCAGTAGCTCCAGTAGCCCCAGTTAGGCCTGTAGGTCCAATTGGACCTCCTGCAGGTCCAGTAGCCCCAGTTGGGCCAGTTGGTCCTGAGAAGGATGGTGCAGCCAAGACGCTTTCAAGTTTAAATTGGAGGAGCATTTCTTTTTTTATCAATTCCTGCATCGTGCTTTTCACACTTAGATCAATAGCCAGTAAATCTGAGATGCTAGCCGGTGTAGTAAGTCCTGGTAGAGTCCCAACGGTATATTGGATTTTCTCCGCTTCGGCATTAATGATATGTCCTAAGCCTAATTCTTCAATGGCAATCGACGCTAACAAGAGATTCAGTGCATCATCTCTCGTCACAGTAATGCTTGGTGTTATATTAGGGATATTTGCCTGAGACAACAATATCATCCTTTCACGCTTAGTTTTAGCTTGCACATATCATATGTAATAAATGAGACGAAGGTACGCCATTAAAAATTAAAAGGCTAATAGTCCCCACCCTGTGCTACCAAGGATAGAGACTACTTGATAAAGCTTATGAAAGAGATTGGCATGCTCTTGCTTGTCCCGACTGTAGTTACCTAACACGAAGCGGAAGGAGAAAATCTGCAGGAAACCTCTAAATATTATTATTTTTGTAGAACAGTATGCCGTTTCTGACCAACCGAGCAACCTTGCCCTCATTTAATAATTGTCTTACATACGACTGCGTGATGGTATATGCCAAGTCATATTGTTGTTCAATGTTTTCAAATTCATATTTACTCATCATGCGCTGTGTCAAGCTTTCTATGGTCTGCCATTGTTGTTCGATTAACGATAACACTTCAGAATAAGCATTATCCACGAGGTTTATATTTTCTTCAATTAACTCAGAAATACTTCTATAAATACCTCCGTGATAGATGACGTATTGCCTAGCATGAAGGGTTTTCAGCTTTTCTAGAGATTGCTTTGCTTCGCTTGTCTCCATGAAAAAAAGTAGCTTTTGCTTGGATAATGTTGACGAACCGAATAGAGCATCAGCACAATAGAGAACTTGATCCGGTGTCTGGACACCAATCATTCCGGGAAAGTGTCCCGGCAGTGTGTGAACGGTAAAAGGGATGCCGTTGATCTCAAGCACGCCATCCTGGTAAGGAATGATATCGGTTATTGCAGTTGAATCCGATCGTTCTAATAATTCTGTGTTTGAATGCTGCGCATGGGAATTGGCGCTTATTGGTGCAAGCAAGGAGGGGGAGTTGATAAATGGTGCTGACAGGGGGGAGGCGTAGCTACGAAGCTCAGGGTAATGCTTCCTAAAGTAAGAGCTTCCCCCCGTGTTCACAAAATGGCCATGTGAATGGATAATTGCTGCGACTTGATATCCTTTATTAGTGATCTGGTGATCGATCATTTCTGCTGTTCTTTGATTCGGGCCGCTATCAAGTAAATAGGCTGTTTTAGTTTCCTTATGAAAATAAATTCCTACTGCATATTTTCCCGACCATGCGTAGCTACTGCCTGAAACTTGTATCAGAGTATCATTTGGCATGCGAATTTCTCCTCTGTAATCGTGTTTATCCATAGATCAGAGAAAGCCCTTGTAAGCCTGGGAGCCAATTTGAATTTCAAAGGTATTAGCGTCTCTTTTATTTCTTTGCTTGGTTGTTTTCTTAATATCCTGTTTACTCAAGTATAGAAAGGGACTAGTGGGGTTCTTAGTCATCTCTTTTGATTGAGCAGTATCCTCAGGTTCCGCTTCGATTGGTTCGTTTAGGACAATATGATCTGCCGGAAGCTGAGGCTCCTCCTCTTTTTTTAATAATCCTGTAAGCAATTCTCTTAAGGACGCCTCCATTATTTCCAGTTCTTTGCTGTCGGAAGCGGAGGGAGAGGGCTGCTCGTAAGTGGATAAAGCATTTATTCGTGAGAGGAAAACTTCATAGAGTTGATTTAGCAATTCCGTTTGCTTAGTTCTGTGGTAAGCCAAGAGACTGATTTCTCGTTTGAACATATGGTCTAAATCGATCGCGGTGGAGGTTTGAATTAATTGTACAACGGCCCCGACAAGCATTAGCAATCCTTGCTTACTTTTCGTGACCTCTCTATGTAGCATTATCGTCACCCCGTTAGTAATCAATATCATCAGATTCATTATATATATGGACTTGCTGTTCATTTTCGAATGGGGAAGGGTAGCCAGCTTTGTTTTTAGAGGTAATATTCAGCCCTGATGTTGGTGTGAGGTGCTGGAACTGCATGACAGATTCGATTTTTTTCATTAGCATCCATTCAGCCATCAATATTGAATCAAGTACTTTTGATACTGTTTGATTGAATTGAATAAATTCTAAGCTGGAAGGCTGTGTAGGCAGTTCTCGTTCTTTTCCTACAAAGGCAAGTGTTTTATCTGCTTCTGCTTTCATCAGGGTAGCTAGCGCTTCTTCCTCTATTGCAATGGATTTTACTAATTGAGAAAGTGCATCATTCAAGGACCCGGGACGGTTCAGATGATCCTCATCATGCATCAGCATACCTCCTTGGCATCAGATTCAGGAATTAGTGGTATCTTTATTCCTCAAAAACTTCGAATTCGTGAGTCATCATCTCTTCCAACCGGATAATATCCTCCAGTTTAAACTGCAGGAGCATTTGATTCTTTATGACATTACGCAGCATGATTTCAACGCTACGGTTAATTTTCAAGACATCATTTAAATCTACACAGTGGTCTTTGACAAAACGTTGAATTTTCTCGCCTTCCGCATTAATAATATGAGACAAACCAATTTCTTCTAACGCGATTGAAGTAAGAAGTAGGTTGAGAGCTTCATCCCGTTTAAGTGTAATTTCGGGTCTTATATCTGGAACGTTAGGCATGGACATTAGCGTTCACCTCTTTCTTAGGTAACAAAAACTTCTTAATAATATGCTGGAATGGAGAAGGTTATGTAGATAGTTAGAGGGCGGCAAACATTGTCAGTTTGCCGCTGATAGAGATTAACTCTAACTAACCGTAGCTTTAATGCGTAATGGGAATATTGTTAACGATATTTTCCAACTTGAACTGCAGCAGTATTTCGGTTTTGATGACATCCATCATCGTTGACCTTACACTGCGATTAATGGCAAGGACGTTTGAGATGGTGGCACCAGGTGGTGTAACACCGGGTAGCGTTCCCAGGACGTATTGAATTTTCTCTGCTTCGGAATTTAAGATATGTGCTAGAGCGAGTTCTTCAAGTGCAATGGAAGAAAGCAACAAGGCTACTGTTTGCCCCACAGTGATGGAAATAGTCGGTGTAATGTTCGGAATGTTCGCTTGAGAAATTACAATCACCTCATCATTAATTTTAGTTTGCTAAGAGGGGGCGAGCGGCAAACCCTGTCAAGTTAGCTGATGAGTATGAAGGTTTATAATGTAAGGGGTATGTTGCTAAGTATGTTTTCCAGCTTGAACTGCAGTAGTATTTCGGTTTTAATGACATCTTGCATTGTTGATCTCACACTTTCATTAATGGCAAGAACGTTCGAAATGGTGGCACCAGGCGGAGTAACACCAGGCAGCGTTCCCAGAACGAATTGAATTTTCTCTGCCTCGGAATTTAAGATATGTGCTAGGGCGAGTTCTTCAAGAGCAATGGAAGCAAGTAACAAGGCTACTGTTTGCCCGACGGTGATGGAAATAGTCGGTGTAATATTCGGAATGTTCGCTTGAGAAATGATGATCACCTCTATTTTTTTTTGAAAAACATGTGCCACGTCTGACAAAGCCTATGAACAGAAAGGCAATCTTGACCTCTTGCGGTCACCTCCTTGGTAGGATGTGATCGTTTATCGAAACCATGCTCTTACACTTCAAGGCACATGTAAAGACTATGAGAGATATGATTAATTATGACGTATATCATGTAAGGCTTGACTCACAAGGATAGGCTTGCGGATAAAGTCATTTCTATTATCTTTTGTCCAAAATACTTTCGGTTATTTTGAATGCCAGGATGTTCGGGGTTATGGAAAGAGGCCATTTCATTGTGCAGCTGAGCTTTCGCCCATTGTCCCATCTGATCGTAGCAAATACTTAATTGTGCATGGGGGATCCATGTCCAATAGTCACTAACAATCGGGCCCAGATATTGATCGGGCCGGCCAAGCCGAGTGGCGGTGTTATACCAGTAAATAGCTTGTTCCAGTCGGTTAGATTCCAGAAATATCAATCCCAGACGACAGCACATTTCTGCTCTCGGGGTACCGTACTTAAGGGAGAGGAGCAAGGCTCTTACGGATTCCGCCTCTAGATTTAACTTGCTATAGCAGTCCGCCATGCCCATGCAGGCGTGGAAACAATCCTCTATCCATCCTTGCTTCGTCGCAAGGAACTGCTCGTAGGTCGCAGCGGCCTCCTCAGGGAAATCGTGATCTCTTAGCTCATTGGCATAATAGTACAAGTCTCGTGGACTGAATGTCAGATTCGCTTGCTTTCGTTGACGGAAAATACGCAAATTGCGGTCAGTATGCATCTCTTTCTTGTGGTGAGTGATAGCGATATCACTTTGGAGGATTGTACCACTGACGATAAGGACTTCATGTACCGCTCCTTCCCAGCGGAATTGGCAATCCCGCCGGACAAGCCTGTTACGGCGTAGGCTGAATCCGGGCTTGCCCTTATTGTCAAGAGTAAGATGATAAGGCATCATGACACTATCCGTACCTTTATTCAATTGCTGCTTGAGGGTTATGAATTTCAGACGATCCTTTTCTTCCAATATATCGTCAGCGTCGAGCCACAGAATATAGTCTTCCGTTGCTTGTGCAAAGGCGAAATTACGTGCCGCAGCGAAGTCGTCGATCCAAGGGAAATCATAAATGCGCTGTGTGAATTTTTCAGCAATCTGCTTTGTTTTGTCTGTAGAGCCCGTATCAATGATGTTGATCTCATCCACGATTCCCTGAACCGAAGACAAGCAACGCTCCAACGTTTCTTGCTCATCCTTGACAATCATGCACAAGCTGATCCTGAGCAAGTCGTTCACCCTTTCTTCTCCAATTGCTTCAAAGGCATCGTTAAGCTATCCAGAGCTTCTTGGGCATGGGTGTAGTTAGGGTAGAGACTAAGAGCTTCTTTATAAGCATTTATCGCTAGCTCTGTTTTTCCCAGCTTCTCTAAGCAGCCCCCTTTGTAGTACCAGGCATGAAAGCTACCCGAGCCTCTAAGGGTCAAATGATTGATGTTGTCTTCTCCCATGAGAAGGCATTGCTCGAATACATCGAGCGCCAGTGTATATAGCTTACTAATGTATAAGGCTACTCCTTTGAAGAAATACAAATCTACATAATCGGGATATAACTTTATCGCTTTATCGATGGCGGAGGGGATACCTTCAACACTTCCGACCGAAATGAGGCAAGAATATTTCAATTTGTACAGGAGTGAGGGTGGCAATTTGTCGTTCTTCAGGAAGCGGGCGATGGACAAATTAACGAATTCGTACGCTTGTTCGAATTTGCCGAGTCGATAATATTCACTGGCTAGATGATATTCCGTCCACGGGTTGTTGTTCTCCACAGTTAGCTCATGCAGCAGCATAACTAGGTTTCGTTCATTTTTTTTCTTTGCTGTGGTGTACTCTTGGAGGTAGCCATAGTGATGGATGGTTAGTCCATCATGCAGCTTGATCCTACTGAGAGCATGATCATTGATGAATACCTCTTCAACGTTCAATGTTTCATGTATATGGTATAGGAAACGTAAGCCGATCCGGTTGCGGAACAACCGGGTGTGGGCGATATGAAACGTCTCGTTCGGGTTAGTTTCTTCACCGATGTAATTGATCAGATGAACGTTTAACACGGAATCGGTTTCTGCGGCCAATTGTTCTTTCCAGTCTGCTGCCGCTGAACCATCCAGCACTTCATCTGCGTCCATCCATAGAATCCAGTCTCCGGTCGCCTGATCAAGACTATAATTCCGCGCATCGGCAAAATTATTGTTCCATTCGAACGTATATACTTGGGCTCCTGCCGCTTGGCACAGTTCAATTGTCCGATCAGTCGATCCTGTATCGACGACGATCAATTCATCCGCGAACGGTTTCACGCTTGTCAGACAGCGTTCAATGTTCGCCTCCTCATTTTTGACAATCATGCAGAGGGAAAGGGTTGGCAATAGAAACATCTCCTTTTATGTAGGGGCTGGGAACGGGTTATCATTGCCATATTTATACGGAAAAGGCTGTAATTATGAGCGGTTTGTGGAATAAACCTGAATGGAGCAAAGACCGGGAACCTATGCAGAAGAAACAGCGTGCCGGGTGCCCGGGGGTACTGGAAAGGTCATCTAAAAACAAGGTGCTTATCCTCATTTTTTGAGGATGGGTATCTTGTTTTTTGTTTATGAGGAATTAAAGCATAAATATTGCCTTTACGGCTGCTAGCTCCAATCAACGCGACTAATGGCGAGAGGTTACTGGGGTAATGGGAGGTTATAGTTGCATTTTGCGACGATGGCGGGAGGTTACTGGGGAAAGGGGAATTATAGTAGCAATTTGCGACGATGGCGAGAGGGTGGTGGGGAAATGGGAGGTTAAAGTTGCATTTTGCGACGATGGCGAAGGGTTGGTGGGGAAATGAGGGATTATAGTTGCATTTTGCAACGATGGCGGGAGGTTGGTGGGGAAAAGGGAGGTTATAGTTGCATTTTGCGACGATGGCGGGAGGTTGGCAGGGGAAAGGGGAATTATAGTAGCAATTTGCGACGATGGCGAGAGGGTGGTGGGGAAATGTGAGGTTAAAGTGTGTTCGAGGAAGTTCTTATGGAGGGATAGTGCGGACATGATTTCTTTCATGCATCCTGTGCATAAGAATAGATTAATGAATTTTGTCATTCAGAGATGTTGTTTAGAAGTTCATGCCACATCAACTAACGAAGGAGTGTGAAAGTACATTGTCACAAGCGAGTATTCCTAATATTACGCCCAGTATTACTATAACAAGAGATGACACTCTGAACCTGCTGCTTGCATCCATCGCATTGGAGGAGCTGGGACTCAGTCATATCATCAACGCTGAAGCCGAGAAAATTCAGTTCGCAATCGGCACGTTGCCGGGGCTGAGTACACCAGTCACAATCAGTGATTTGCTAACGGTTAACGAGAGTGTTCGTGCTACGCTGCAGGATACGATAAAGACGGAAATGCTTCTCCAATCTAAACTGGAGAAGGTCTTGGAGTTTAGCTCTATAGCGGGGTCTACTGGCACCGGAGCTACCGGAGCTACAGGAGCGACTGGAGCAACAGGGCCAGCAGGATCAGGAACTGGGACCACCGGAGCAACCGGAGCGACAGGTACAGCGGGGATAACAGGAACGACCGGAGCGACAGGAGCAACAGGGCCAGCAGGCACGGGAACAGGAACCACCGGAGCAACAGGAGCGACGGGAGCGACTGGGACAGCAGGAATAACAGGGGCCACCGGGGTTACAGGTGGCACATTTACCTCCAACAACATCAAAGTAGGTAGCTTTACTCAACAAACCATTACACCAGGATCGTCTTATGTGTTCGATACGACAATAAACTTAAACGGAACGGGAATATCCTTCACACCTGGATCTCCAGATATTAGTTTGAGTCCGAACAGTATATATTGGATAGCCAGCTATCTGGAAGGATTTCAGCTCCCGACTGGAGGGATTGCTTTTGCGCTTCGCTTGAACGGTGTTCCACTTTTTGGAAGCCATGTCGGCAACGGAGGCTCCGTAGGTGTCGATACGCAGCTGTCCGGCGCATTCATACTGAACACTGGGCCCGGCGCTAACATACTGCAGATGTTTAATGATCAAGCCACGAATACGACGACAGCTAGCAACGGGACAATCGGCGCTTCACTGACGATTATGCAAATTGGTTAGAGCAGCATAAAGTAAAGGCCTATACCAAAAATCTCCTCACGCATAGTATGTACCAAACGTCTGTGAGGAGGGAATTCCATGTGCAAACATATTCATATTATTATACGGTGTGAGAATTCAAGGAGGTGCACTCCTGTACATCCAAGGAAAAAGTGCGCTGTCAAGAAGTGTTGCCCACATCGAAGAAGACATAGCCATTGCCGATGTAGAGAACACTATTAAGAAATCGACACGAAGAAGAGGCATAGACAAGAATCTATGCTCTTTCTTCGTGTCTTTTTTGCTAGCTTTGCCTTGCAGCAAGGCAGACAAATTAAGCTAGGCTTGAAGCTGTCGAATGGAAACGATGATAGCTAGAGCTTCATCATAATAAGGTTCATCTTGATAAAGCTCGGAATAGATTTCCTCGAATCGATCCGTATCTGCAATCATTTTCGTCGTAATTATTTCTCTGAACCATGGAATGGCGTAGCCGAAGAGCGTCTGTTTCTTTTCTCGATTAATGTCGTCCTGTGACAATCCTCTGCCTACGAAATGCTGCAGGATCGACTGGTAGCTCCGAAAGATGATCTCGGCAAAATTGTATTCATCCGAAGAAAGACCAGCGTAAGTAAACATGCCGCAATTCATAACGCAGAATCGTGGATTATTTTCCAGAATCGCATATTGCAGATAGAGCTGATTAAAAGAGGAGTGAAGGAATAGTGCGGGCTCCTCAAGCTTCACTAGATCCTCGCGTCGTAGAACAATCGATGTAATAAAGGTGGCATAAATGGATGTTGCATTAAGATAAGCACTCATCCCCTCGCCGGTCCAAATTCTCCCGTCGCCGTTTCTTACGAAGATTTGAACGATTCCGCAATCACCATGGCTGTGAAGAACATGCAACAGTGGCAGTATTGTGCCGTCTACGTAGAAATCATCATCACCCTGCAATTTGACAAATTTACCTTGTGCCAGATTCATAACTTGGAATATATTGCGATCCGCACCGATGTTCTCTTCGTTACGCACAACTCTCATATTCGAATAAAGAGAAGCATATCGATTGGCTATTTCAGCAGTTGCATCGTTAGAAGCGTTATCGGACACGATGACCTCAATTAATTCGTTGTTCCCGATTTGCGAATAGATCGATTGCAGACATTGCTCAAGATGGGGCGCGCGATTATACGTCGGAATGCATATAGATAGAAGGGGATGCTGACGGCGTACGGCGAGAAGCGTATTCGCGTGCATACTTCCAGAAACAGCGATCCATTTGCTTGAAGACACATCGAAGATTTCAACAATTGCAGCTGGATTTCCGGCTACTACGCAATAGTCAGGAACATTGCTTACAACAACGCTATTCGGTCTGACGACGCTGCCGGTGCCAATGCGTACATCACCTGACAGGGTGGCATTCGCGCCGATCCAAGCGCCTTCACCAATATGGATCTGCTTGTTAACCTCGTCATGAATGTGGACATGGGGACCTATAAGCACGTTACGGCCCAATTTAACACTGTTATTGGCGGTAATCGTGAGCCCAGGATTAATCTGGCAGCCGTCCCCTAGAAGGATTGCAGTAGACTTGTTGTCGCTCTCTATAACATTTATCGAATAAGGAGCGCGTATAAATATGCCATGACCGATTGCTATCCGCTCAGGGTGATCGAAGGTACCACCGCTTTGAATATAGGTATGGCTCCCGAATTGCTGAAACCGAGCGGCTAGTTCAGGCGTGATGTACGTTGTCATTTGGCGCCTCCCTTGAATGCTATTGATGATTAGTAAATCCCCTCTTACGGCTTTATTTCCCTATATAAATCATATAGGGTGCAATCATAAATATGTTCATTCAGCTTTTGATCTCAATAAATAGGTTAAATATTTGCAGTGATAGGCATATACCAGAAGAAGAGTTTATTGCTATTTGCGAAAAATAAGATTTTATCCAATAAATTTTGTAAGTGTAGGAGGATTCATCAAAGATGGATTTGTCGGATCAAAGTCTTAGGAAGCAAATTTTGGAGCTATCAGCCGCATACCACGCAAAGAAGTGGCCGCAAAAGGCATTTCGACCAGGTGAAGATTATATTCCTGTTAGCGGAAAGGTGTTCGATCAAGATGAGGTAACATCCTTGGTTGATGCTTCCCTTGATTTTTGCTTGACTACAGACCGTTATGCCCGACAGTTCGAGCGTGAATTTGCTAAGTTCATGAATTGCAGGTTTGCACTCCTAACAAACTCAGGCTCCAGTGCCAACTTGTTGGCCTTAGCTACACTTACCTCTCCGCAGCTTGGGGAGCGCAGGCTCCGTCCAGGTGATGAAGTTATAACGGTTGCTGCCGGGTTTCCCACAACGGTAAATCCCATTATTCAATACGGGCTGGTCCCCGTTTTTTTGGATGTGGATATTCCTACTTACAATTTGGATACCACGTTGTTGGAAGCAGCAATCAGTAGCAAAACCAAGGCAATTGTCATCGCACATACACTTGGTAATTCATTTCGAGTCGATGAGGTCAAACGGATTGCGGATCAGCATGGCTTGTGGCTCATAGAAGATACGTGTGATGCAGTAGGTACGATGTTTCAAGGAAAGAGGGTAGGATCATTCGGGGATTTAGCGACAGTTAGCTTCTATCCAGCGCATCACCTTACGATGGGAGAGGGAGGGGCGGTACTGACCTCTTCACCAAAGCTGAAGAAAATTGTAGAATCGTTCCGGGATTGGGGAAGAGATTGCTGGTGTGATCCCGGTAAAGATAACACCTGCGGTAAAAGATTTCAGTGGCAGCTCGGGGAGCTTCCTTGCGGCTATGATCATAAATATACGTACAGCCATATTGGTTACAACTTGAAGGTTACGGACATGCAGGCGGCCATCGGTGTCGCTCAGTTGAAGAAGCTAGATGGGTTCATCGCCCAGAGAAAGCAAAATTTCAGCTTTCTTAAAGCGGCGTTGAAGCCACTGGAGGATGTGCTCATTCTCCCCGAAGCGACCGAGGGAAGCGATCCAAGCTGGTTTGGATTTCCAATTACTCTACGTGAAGAATCGCCTTTATCACGTAATGAGCTTGTGCAAGCATTGGAAAAGCATCGTATTGGTACTCGGCTGTTATTCGCTGGAAACCTCCTTCGTCAGCCTGCTTATCAAGATATTAACTGCCGTATCGTCGGTGAGCTGCATAATACAGAGCGGATTATGAAGATGACCTTCTGGATTGGTGTGTATCCGGGGCTTACTCAGGAAATGCTGCAGCACGTCGTGAATGTTTTTCATACGCTTCTGAAAGGGAGTTCTTCATCATGAAGGTAGTCATCTTTGCCGGAGGCTTCGGAACGAGGATCAGCGAAGAAACACATTTGAAACCTAAGCCAATGATCGAAATTGGAGATAAACCGATTCTATGGCATGTCATGGATATTTATTCAAAATACGGATTTCGTGAGTTTATTATTTGTCTGGGATATAAAGCAAATGTGATTAAAGAATACTTCGCCCATTATTATTTATATGGTTCAGATGTGACCTTCGATTTCGGCAGTAAAACAAACGAGATCACCGTTCATAACCGATATATCGATCCCTGGAAAGTAACATTAGTGGACACAGGGCTAGACACGATGACAGGTGGAAGATTGAAGCGAGTCCAGAAATATGTGGGTAAGGAGCCGTTTATGCTTACTTATGGGGACGGCCTTTCTGATTTGGATATTCGAAAGCTGGTGGAATTTCATAAATCGCATGGAAAGTTGGCGACGGTGACCGCGACACAGCCTCTTGGGCGGTTCGGAGCCTTACAGGTTACAACCGAGGGACAGGTGCTAGGATTCGTAGAAAAACCTCAGGGTGACGGCGGATGGGTAAATGGTGGTTTTTTTGTCTTGCAGCCAGATGTATTTGACTATATTGATGGTGATGCAACGGTATGGGAAAAAGAACCGCTTGAGTCTCTAGCGAAAGCTGCACAATTGATGGCTTACCATCACACAGGCTTTTGGCATCCGATGGATACCCTTCGTGACAAAAACTATTTGGAGGAGCTGTGGAAAACGGGCAAAGCCTCCTGGAAAAGGAATGGATGAGAAGTGATGCCTAACAATGGTTTCTGGTCGAAAAAAAAGGTGCTGCTTACAGGGCATACAGGCTTTAAGGGAAGCTGGCTCAGTTTATGGCTTCAAGTGATGGGAGCTAACGTGACTGGCTACGCACTACAGCCTGCAAGTGCTCCGAGTCTATATGCCTTGAGCGGCCTTGAGCATTCTATTCGATCCGTTATAGCTGATATTCGAGATCGGGAATCTTTACTTCGAACGATACAAGATACGCAGCCCGACGTCATTATCCATATGGCCGCTCAACCGCTTGTTAGATATTCTTATTTGAATCCGGTTGAAACCTTTGAAGTGAACGTTCTTGGAACCGTTAATCTGCTCGATGCTGTTCGAACGGCCGTAGCTGAAGGAGTACACATACAAGCGGTGCTTAATATCACAACGGACAAATGCTACGAAAATCAGGAATGGACATGGGGCTACCGTGAAAATGATAGACTTGGCGGTTTTGATCCTTATTCGAATAGTAAAGCTTGTGCGGAGCTTGCCACTTCTATGTTCCGAGATAGTTATTTCAACCCCAAGGACTATGCTTCTCACGGACTCAGCATTGCGACAGCAAGAGCGGGTAACGTGATCGGTGGGGGAGACTGGTCGGAGGATCGAATTATTCCCGACTGTATAAGAGCATTAATGGAGGGAAATAAGCTTCCCATACGCAATCCAGTTGCGACACGTCCCTGGCAGCATGTACTTGAA
This portion of the Cohnella abietis genome encodes:
- the rfbH gene encoding lipopolysaccharide biosynthesis protein RfbH, whose product is MDLSDQSLRKQILELSAAYHAKKWPQKAFRPGEDYIPVSGKVFDQDEVTSLVDASLDFCLTTDRYARQFEREFAKFMNCRFALLTNSGSSANLLALATLTSPQLGERRLRPGDEVITVAAGFPTTVNPIIQYGLVPVFLDVDIPTYNLDTTLLEAAISSKTKAIVIAHTLGNSFRVDEVKRIADQHGLWLIEDTCDAVGTMFQGKRVGSFGDLATVSFYPAHHLTMGEGGAVLTSSPKLKKIVESFRDWGRDCWCDPGKDNTCGKRFQWQLGELPCGYDHKYTYSHIGYNLKVTDMQAAIGVAQLKKLDGFIAQRKQNFSFLKAALKPLEDVLILPEATEGSDPSWFGFPITLREESPLSRNELVQALEKHRIGTRLLFAGNLLRQPAYQDINCRIVGELHNTERIMKMTFWIGVYPGLTQEMLQHVVNVFHTLLKGSSSS
- the rfbF gene encoding glucose-1-phosphate cytidylyltransferase — translated: MKVVIFAGGFGTRISEETHLKPKPMIEIGDKPILWHVMDIYSKYGFREFIICLGYKANVIKEYFAHYYLYGSDVTFDFGSKTNEITVHNRYIDPWKVTLVDTGLDTMTGGRLKRVQKYVGKEPFMLTYGDGLSDLDIRKLVEFHKSHGKLATVTATQPLGRFGALQVTTEGQVLGFVEKPQGDGGWVNGGFFVLQPDVFDYIDGDATVWEKEPLESLAKAAQLMAYHHTGFWHPMDTLRDKNYLEELWKTGKASWKRNG
- the rfbG gene encoding CDP-glucose 4,6-dehydratase; the protein is MPNNGFWSKKKVLLTGHTGFKGSWLSLWLQVMGANVTGYALQPASAPSLYALSGLEHSIRSVIADIRDRESLLRTIQDTQPDVIIHMAAQPLVRYSYLNPVETFEVNVLGTVNLLDAVRTAVAEGVHIQAVLNITTDKCYENQEWTWGYRENDRLGGFDPYSNSKACAELATSMFRDSYFNPKDYASHGLSIATARAGNVIGGGDWSEDRIIPDCIRALMEGNKLPIRNPVATRPWQHVLEPLQGYLLLVEQMVERGTKFGEAWNFGPNDDGVKSVEWLVKKIGTLWGVNDFYELAEGSNPHEATNLSLDSSKARRALGWQPIWSVERALEKTVEWFQAYQQQSDMKAVCLEQLEAYTLAGAHKDK